In a genomic window of Nostoc sp. UHCC 0870:
- the tpiA gene encoding triose-phosphate isomerase: MRKIVIAGNWKMFKIQAESQEFLTGFLPSLQETLAEREVVLCPPFTDLSVLSKSLHGSLVQLGAQNVHWEESGAYTGEISGPMLLELGVRYVIVGHSERRQYFGETDETVNLRLKAAQKYGLTPILCVGETKQQRDAGETESLIISQLEKDLVDINQESLVIAYEPIWAIGTGDTCEATEANRVIGLIRSQLKNPNVPIQYGGSVKPTNIDEIMAQPEIDGVLVGGASLEPESFARIVNYH; the protein is encoded by the coding sequence GTGCGGAAAATCGTTATTGCCGGTAACTGGAAAATGTTTAAAATCCAGGCAGAATCACAAGAGTTTTTAACAGGGTTTCTGCCGTCCTTACAAGAAACGCTTGCAGAGCGGGAAGTGGTCTTATGTCCTCCTTTCACTGACCTGAGCGTTTTGTCCAAGAGTTTACATGGGAGTCTTGTACAACTGGGAGCGCAAAATGTCCACTGGGAAGAAAGTGGTGCGTACACTGGTGAAATTTCTGGCCCCATGTTGTTAGAACTTGGTGTCCGTTATGTAATTGTCGGTCATAGTGAAAGACGGCAATACTTCGGTGAAACGGACGAAACTGTGAATTTACGCCTGAAAGCTGCCCAAAAGTATGGTTTAACCCCGATTCTTTGTGTAGGCGAAACTAAGCAGCAACGAGACGCTGGGGAAACTGAATCACTGATTATTAGCCAACTTGAAAAAGACTTAGTTGATATTAATCAGGAAAGTTTGGTAATTGCTTACGAACCAATTTGGGCAATTGGTACTGGCGACACTTGCGAAGCGACAGAAGCTAATCGAGTTATTGGCTTGATTCGCAGCCAGTTAAAAAATCCTAATGTCCCAATTCAATATGGTGGTTCAGTAAAGCCAACTAACATCGATGAGATTATGGCACAACCAGAAATCGATGGTGTACTTGTAGGCGGAGCAAGTCTTGAACCTGAGAGTTTTGCCCGCATTGTCAACTATCATTAA
- a CDS encoding STAS domain-containing protein, with amino-acid sequence MIQIEQTTYTTQDGNTVIILTPAGRLDITTAWQFRLKLQECISKLSCHIVVNLGQVNFIDSSGLTSLVAGMRDADKVKGSFRICNVHPEAKLVFEVTMMDTVFEIFETEDEALEGVPRSIAS; translated from the coding sequence GTGATTCAAATAGAACAAACAACTTATACAACTCAAGATGGTAATACAGTTATTATCTTGACCCCAGCAGGTCGCCTAGATATCACCACAGCTTGGCAATTTCGCCTGAAGTTGCAGGAATGTATTTCTAAATTGAGCTGTCATATAGTGGTGAATCTGGGACAAGTTAATTTTATCGATAGTTCCGGTCTGACCTCTTTGGTTGCTGGGATGCGTGATGCTGATAAAGTCAAGGGCAGTTTCCGTATTTGCAACGTTCATCCAGAAGCCAAACTTGTCTTTGAAGTGACAATGATGGATACAGTGTTTGAAATTTTTGAAACTGAAGATGAAGCCTTAGAAGGTGTACCTCGCAGTATTGCTAGCTAA